The proteins below come from a single Sander vitreus isolate 19-12246 chromosome 15, sanVit1, whole genome shotgun sequence genomic window:
- the prkcsh gene encoding glucosidase 2 subunit beta: MMCCQYILLLLLLLGVSGGVSAVEVQRPRGVPLSKRQFYEEDKPFTCLDGSRNIPFDRVNDDYCDCQDGSDEPGTAACPNGSFHCTNAGFRPGFIPSSRINDGICDCCDTTDEYNSGAACQNTCRELGRKERESLQKMAEIAKEGFLLKQQLIQEAKRALEDKKAKYADVQLSKNDFEKRVEALRTVKETAEQPEKEAKERHLKAWEDQKAVIQMEKDKARKAEVFLELDDDADGFVSVDELLSHSELDPDSDVSFTEAEAQGLLGGVDKVDAVAFESVWINIKEKYISEANADSPAPVETPPAEMRDNESEQYPEEDIPDDEEDDDEEDEDDDPDDDYKSPPTMQTQEKKDDEDEGTMPPYDQETQNLIDAAQKARDAFDEAERALREVDDQIKNLEKEISFDFGPTAEFAYLYSQCYELTSSEYIYRLCPFNRVSQKPKYGGSETNLGTWGQWAGPEDNPYSIMKYEHGTGCWQGPNRSTTIKLTCGKETVLTSTSEPSRCEYLMEFTSPAVCQEPSSLDSVLHEHEEL; the protein is encoded by the exons GACAAACCTTTTACTTGCCTGGATGGCTCCCGCAATATTCCCTTTGACAGAGTGAATGATGACTACTGTGACTGCCAAGACGGCTCTGATGAGCCAG GCACTGCTGCTTGTCCCAATGGCAGCTTCCACTGCACTAATGCAGGTTTCCGACCAGgcttcatcccttcctcccgCATCAATGACGGAATCTGTG ACTGCTGTGACACAACCGATGAGTACAACAGTGGTGCTGCCTGTCAGAACACCTGCAG GGAGTTGGGGCGCAAAGAAAGGGAGAGCCTGCAGAAGATGGCAGAGATCGCTAAGGAGGGCTTTCTGCTTAAACAACAACTTATCCAGGAGGCCAAGAGGGCCCTAGAGGATAAGAAG GCCAAATATGCAGATGTTCAGCTCAGTAAGAATGATTTTGAAAAGAGGGTGGAGGCTCTGAGAACTGTGAAAGAGACTGCAGAGCAGCCAGAGAAAGAGGCCAAAGAACGCCACCTGAAGGCCTGGGAAG ATCAAAAGGCTGTTATTCAAATGGAGAAGGACAAGGCTAGAAAGGCTGAGGTGTTTCTTGAACTAGATGATGATGCAGATGGCTT tGTCTCAGTGGATGAGCTTCTGTCCCACTCTGAGCTCGACCCAGATTCAGATGTTTCGTTCACAGAAGCAGAGGCTCag GGACTGTTGGGAGGAGTGGACAAAGTGGACGCCGTAGCATTTGAGTCTGTTTGGATTAACATCAAAGAAAAATACATATCAGAG GCCAACGCAGACAGCCCAGCACCAGTGGAGACTCCACCGGCGGAGATGAGGGACAATGAGTCTGAGCAGTACCCTGAAGAGGACATCCCAGATGACgaagaggatgatgatgaagaggacGAAGATGATGACCCAGATGATGACTATAAA AGCCCTCCTACGATGCAGACCCAAGAAAAGAAGGATGACGAAGATGAGGGGACTATGCCACCCTACGACCAAGAAACACAGAACCTTATTGATG CTGCTCAGAAAGCCAGGGATGCATTTGATGAGGCTGAGAGAGCTCTTCGGGAAGTTGATGATCAGATCAA GAACCTTGAGAAGGAAATCTCCTTCGACTTTGGACCCACTGCTGAGTTTGCCTACCTCTATAGCCAGTGTTATGAGTTGACTTCTAGCGA GTACATCTACAGGCTCTGTCCGTTCAACAGAGTATCCCAGAAACCCAAGTATGGAGGATCAGAAACTAACCTTGG TACATGGGGACAATGGGCAGGTCCTGAGGATAACCCTTATTCTATAATGAAGTATGAACATGGAACAGGGTGCTGGCAAGGCCCTAACAGATCCACCACA ATTAAGTTAACATGTGGAAAGGAGACAGTTTTGACATCGACCTCAGAGCCCAGTCGCTGTGAATACCTGATGGAGTTTACCAGCCCTGCTGTCTGCCAGGAGCCCTCAAGCCTGGATTCAGTGCTTCATGAGCACGAAGAGCTCTAG